A DNA window from Impatiens glandulifera chromosome 7, dImpGla2.1, whole genome shotgun sequence contains the following coding sequences:
- the LOC124910304 gene encoding proton pump-interactor 1-like, giving the protein MGVEVAETVVPQATINGSSDDIGSFLQKAGNGKEIHGWQTVEPIMFGSHGAAEETVVNGDSKDTSLPKDAVNDWHVPKQFHSFFFVKYRFFEDPKLKAKVEEGERKYQKLNQDRFSILDKLRAKRGEKTALNAQIEPLSVENNKYRKMFDDKRKEMEPLQEALGKLRGSGMAGGDRNGGSIYSSEEELNAAIKSLDYRISHGSMPLTEEKLILREMKQLEATRDKVIANSAIRAKLQESLGEKTVIQDQVKHMGGDLDAVKREKKAIGTKISKLIEERNSINGEIKLLEADLEAATKKRDEELEKLQKLRKEKDFGNGSFNANRALLNDARNLAGKQDIEKVKELSETQVKSFISSWSSKKEFREDYERRILASLDARQLSRDGRLRNPGEKPLIEASAPPPQVETAKKAIVRPPKEEVVILAKTEAAQPIVNVQKEEVKNKSKPQKEDKSKQTNLDVVLEPAVETVVVKEKEIPKETKIDEAKLKEIKREEEIAKSKQALERKKKLAEKAATKAAIKAQKDEEKKLKEREKKARKKAAASAPADESDEQPAEAEIAEPEKAEEISEAPVSLKNKDVKDKTVRLRTRRSTKGTDSLPRAILKRKQSTNYWVWALPAGMAVLLLVAAIAYKYLL; this is encoded by the exons ATGGGTGTTGAAGTTGCGGAAACTGTTGTGCCCCAAGCTACCATCAACGGTTCAAGCGATGACATCGGCTCCTTTTTGCAAAAGGCAGGAAATGGTAAAGAGATACATGGATGGCAAACTGTTGAGCCAATAATGTTTGGATCACATGGTGCTGCGGAGGAGACTGTTGTTAATGGAGATTCAAAGGACACTAGTTTACCGAAGGATGCTGTAAATGATTGGCATGTGCCAAAACAGTTCCATTCGTTCTTTTTCGTCAAGTACAGGTTTTTTGAGGACCCAAAATTGAAAGCGAAAGTGGAAGAAGGTGAGAGGAAGTATCAGAAGCTAAATCAAGATCGATTTAGCATCCTCGATAAACTAAGGGCTAAAAGG GGGGAGAAAACAGCTTTGAATGCTCAAATAGAGCCTCTGAGTGTGGAGAACAATAAGTACAGGAAAATGTTCGACGATAAGAGAAAGGAGATGGAGCCTCTGCAGGAGGCTCTAGGAAAGTTGCGTGGATCTGGAATGGCTGGTGGAGATAGAAACGGAGGAAGTATATATTCGTCTGAGGAAGAGCTAAATGCAGCT atcaAAAGCTTGGATTATCGTATTTCACACGGTTCTATGCCCCTCACTGAAGAGAAACTGATCTTAAGGGAAATGAAGCAACTTGAAGCAACTAGGGACAAAGTCATTGCCAATTCTGCCATAAGAGCAAAGCTTCAGGAATCACTTGGTGAAAAAACTGTCATTCAGGATCAGGTTAAA CACATGGGAGGAGACTTGGATGCAGTTAAAAGGGAGAAGAAGGCAATTGGAACCAAGATAAGCAAACTTATTGAGGAAAGGAATAGTATAAATGGTGAGATTAAGTTATTGGAAGCGGATCTTGAGGCTGCAACAAAAAAGCGAGATGAAGAGCTCGAAAAGCTTCAAAAACTCAGGAAAGAGAAAGATTTTGGG AACGGCTCCTTTAATGCGAACCGTGCTTTGCTCAACGATGCTAGAAATCTTGCTGGTAAACAGGACATCGAAAAGGTCAAAGAGCTTTCTGAGACGCAG GTTAAGAGTTTCATATCGAGCTGGAGCAGTAAGAAAGAGTTTAGGGAAGACTACGAGAGAAGGATTTTGGCATCATTGGATGCTCGACAACTGAGTAGGGATGGTAGGTTGAGGAATCCAGGTGAAAAGCCCTTGATAGAGGCATCTGCTCCTCCTCCCCAAGTGGAGACTGCTAAAAAGGCTATTGTTAGACCACCTAAAGAAGAAGTTGTTATTCTCGCAAAAACTGAAGCTGCCCAGCCAATTGTGAATGTCCAGAAAGAAGAAGTTAAGAATAAGAGTAAGCCCCAGAAAGAAGATAAGAGTAAACAAACCAATCTGGACGTTGTCTTGGAGCCTGCTGTTGAAACTGTTGTGGTGAAAGAGAAGGAAATTCCGAAAGAGACCAAAATTGATGAGGCCAAGTTGAAggaaattaaaagagaggaagaGATTGCTAAATCCAAGCAAGCATtggagaggaagaagaagctGGCTGAGAAAGCTGCTACTAAGGCCGCCATTAAAGCTCAGAAGGATGAAGAAAAGAAGCTCAAG GAACGTGAAAAGAAAGCAAGAAAGAAGGCTGCTGCTTCTGCACCAGCAGATGAATCCGACGAACAGCCAGCTGAAGCAGAAATTGCTGAACCAGAAAAGGCCGAGGAAATATCTGAAGCTCCAGTTTCATTGAAGAACAAGGATGTGAAGGATAAAACTGTCAGACTCAGAACTCGACGGTCAACAAAAGGCACGGATTCACTCCCGAGGGCCATTCTCAAGAGGAAACAATCGACAAACTACTGGGTTTGGGCTCTCCCTGCTGGTATGGCTGTCCTGCTGCTGGTTGCAGCGATCGCATACAAGTATCTCCTTTAA
- the LOC124910682 gene encoding protein GRIM REAPER-like has protein sequence MSSSLLNTPKILLSLTMIITLLLATHSTTAIFSDIEEDVDQDEYHLDTPFAHMMRSRFLSTSTTSIKKGVNCNLYSSNRRVRVCNGVSVNKGTGLLYCCKKHCRNVLSDRNNCGKCGKKCKQCERCCKGKCTNVGNNKSNCGKCGHKCKRGLPCAYGICGYA, from the coding sequence ATGTCTTCCTCCTTACTCAACACCCCCAAAATTCTTCTTTCTTTAACCATGATCATCACTCTCTTACTCGCGACTCACTCCACCACCGCCATATTTTCCGACATTGAAGAAGATGTGGACCAAGATGAGTACCATCTCGACACCCCTTTTGCCCACATGATGAGAAGTAGATTCTTGAGTACTTCAACTACTAGCATCAAGAAAGGCGTGAATTGCAATCTTTACTCGTCGAATCGTCGTGTGCGTGTATGCAATGGGGTGTCTGTCAACAAGGGAACCGGGCTTCTCTATTGTTGTAAGAAGCATTGTCGAAATGTTTTGAGCGATAGAAACAATTGTGGGAAATGTGGGAAGAAGTGCAAGCAATGTGAACGATGTTGTAAGGGGAAATGCACGAATGTCGggaataataaatcaaattgtGGAAAGTGTGGACATAAATGCAAAAGAGGACTTCCTTGTGCTTATGGAATTTGTGGGTATGCTTGA
- the LOC124910387 gene encoding protein GRIM REAPER-like, which translates to MSSSLLNIPKILLSLTIMTLIFATHSTAIFSNIEEDVDQDEYVLDTPFAHTMRSRFLTANTNIKKGANCDLYSLNHRVCNGVSVNKGTGLLYCCKKHCRNVLSDRNNCGKCGKKCKQWERCCNGKCTNVGYNKSNCGKCGHKCKGGLPCAYGICGYA; encoded by the coding sequence aTGTCTTCCTCCTTACTCAACATCCCCAAAATTCTTCTTTCTTTAACCATAATGACTCTCATATTCGCGACTCATTCCACCGCCATATTTTCCAACATTGAAGAAGACGTGGATCAAGATGAGTACGTTCTCGACACCCCATTTGCCCACACGATGAGAAGTAGATTCTTGACTGCAAATACTAACATCAAGAAAGGCGCGAATTGTGATCTCTACTCGTTGAATCACCGTGTATGCAATGGGGTGTCGGTTAATAAGGGAACTGGGCTTCTCTATTGCTGTAAGAAGCATTGTCGAAATGTTTTGAGCGATAGAAACAATTGTGGGAAATGTGGGAAGAAGTGCAAGCAATGGGAAAGATGTTGTAATGGGAAATGCACGAATGTAGGGTATAATAAGTCAAATTGTGGAAAGTGTGGACATAAATGCAAAGGAGGACTTCCTTGTGCTTATGGAATTTGTGGGTATGCTTAA
- the LOC124910303 gene encoding G-type lectin S-receptor-like serine/threonine-protein kinase At2g19130, producing the protein MNSKNPHLFSLLTFSILFLSSMSHASITTVDSISAGESISWNQTITSKSGVFQLGFFKPGESSRNYYIGIWYGKLPVQTIVWVANRETPISDPTTSKLQLSENGNLIILVNQSKLPIWSTNLTSDTPITSPVMVLHDSGNLVVRSAMNLAIIWQSFDNPTDTWLPGAKLGLNKLTRNRQVYFSWKSLDDPSPGSYSLEMDRNGEKQYFIMLNGHRHFACGIWPGRVSVFGSDVVKNSYNDMVYVSDEKENYFIYSINRDSPSNLTRYVMDTSGQLMQLAWLNESQKWDLVWSRPKQQCEIYAFCGEYGGCNQFSLVTCKCLNGFEPKFQQEWQNGNFSNGCVRRIPLECNQGRNDDNVFGNISNIRLPANSISKSAKSFEECESACLDSCSCTGYTFDNECLIWEEDLLNIQYLSLGDILGRQLHFRISKRELIPNPSKRNKVFNRTWAIMVGLSVFCLVLVVFALWTMIKKKVRPFRSTKVVSESNEDSLVSFTYAELKTATKNFSEKIGEGGFGSVYKGTLANSSVIAVKTLKCYGHEEKQFRMEISTIGTTHHINLVRLRGFCVKQANRYLVYDYMPKGSLNSVLFGNQTKTLEWKTRYAIALGVAKGLAYLHHKCRDCIIHCDIKPENILLDENDNPKISDFGLAKLFGRDFSRVLTTLKGTRGYLAPEWISGVAITPKVDVFSFGMMLFEIISGKRNTDMETNHDTGEYFPVQLMAKLHFRDMEIISMLQEPDCDNPEEVIRVCRVAGWCIQDDEKDRPSMGEVVKMLEGIMEVKKPPMPMFLLHIAGDIC; encoded by the coding sequence ATGAACTCGAAAAACCCGCACCTCTtttctcttcttaccttttctaTCTTATTCCTCTCTTCCATGTCCCATGCATCAATAACAACAGTAGATTCCATCTCGGCCGGGGAATCGATATCTTGGAATCAAACCATAACTTCAAAATCTGGCGTTTTTCAGCTTGGATTCTTCAAACCAGGTGAGTCATCTCGAAACTATTACATAGGCATATGGTATGGAAAACTTCCTGTTCAAACAATAGTATGGGTGGCAAACAGAGAGACTCCAATCTCTGATCCAACCACCTCAAAACTACAACTTTCCGAAAATGGAAACCTTATTATACTAGTCAACCAATCAAAATTACCAATCTGGTCGACTAATTTGACGTCCGACACTCCTATCACTTCCCCTGTCATGGTTCTTCACGACAGTGGGAATCTCGTCGTAAGAAGCGCGATGAATTTGGCTATAATATGGCAAAGCTTCGATAATCCGACGGATACATGGTTACCAGGAGCCAAACTAGGCTTAAACAAGCTTACCCGAAATAGACAAGTCTATTTCTCGTGGAAAAGCCTCGACGATCCATCTCCAGGCTCGTACTCGCTCGAGATGGATCGAAACGGGGAGAAGCAATACTTCATCATGTTGAACGGGCATCGTCACTTTGCTTGCGGGATTTGGCCGGGAAGAGTGTCAGTTTTCGGATCAGACGTTGTGAAAAACTCGTATAATGACATGGTTTACGTGTCCGATGAGAAAgagaattatttcatttattcgATTAATCGCGACTCTCCTTCGAATCTAACCAGATATGTGATGGACACGTCTGGCCAGCTGATGCAGCTGGCTTGGCTAAACGAGTCGCAGAAGTGGGATTTGGTTTGGTCTAGACCGAAGCAACAATGTGAGATTTACGCGTTTTGTGGTGAATATGGCGGCTGCAACCAGTTTAGCTTGGTAACGTGCAAATGCCTGAATGGGTTCGAGCCGAAATTTCAGCAGGAGTGGCAAAATGGCAATTTCTCAAATGGGTGTGTTAGGAGAATCCCATTGGAATGCAATCAAGGGAGGAATGATGATAATGTCTTTGGAAATATTTCAAACATCAGATTACCTGCGAATTCAATTTCTAAATCAGCTAAGAGTTTTGAAGAGTGTGAATCAGCTTGTTTGGATAGCTGTTCTTGTACTGGATACACTTTTGACAATGAGTGTTTGATTTGGGAAGAGGATCTGTTAAACATTCAGTATCTCTCCCTAGGCGATATCCTTGGACGCCAACTCCATTTTCGCATTTCCAAACGAGAACTAATACCTAATCCGAGCAAGAGAAACAAAGTGTTCAACAGAACTTGGGCTATTATGGTTGGACTTTCTGTGTTCTGCCTGGTTCTAGTCGTTTTCGCCTTATGGACGATGATCAAGAAGAAAGTGAGACCCTTTCGCTCCACAAAAGTGGTTTCAGAGTCGAATGAAGATTCGCTGGTTTCTTTTACCTACGCAGAATTAAAAACCGCGACGAAGAACTTCTCCGAGAAAATCGGGGAAGGTGGTTTCGGATCTGTATACAAGGGAACATTGGCTAACTCATCGGTTATAGCGGTTAAGACCCTGAAATGTTATGGACATGAGGAGAAGCAATTCAGGATGGAAATAAGCACAATCGGAACAACCCATCACATAAACCTAGTTCGCCTTCGTGGGTTTTGCGTCAAACAAGCAAACCGATATCTCGTCTACGATTACATGCCAAAAGGGTCCTTAAACAGCGTCCTCTTTggaaatcaaaccaaaaccctaGAATGGAAGACTCGTTACGCTATAGCCCTAGGTGTAGCAAAAGGGTTGGCTTACTTGCACCATAAATGCAGAGATTGCATCATCCATTGCGACATCAAGCCCGAAAACATATTACTCGACGAAAACGACAACCCGAAAATCTCTGATTTCGGGCTGGCAAAGCTATTCGGAAGAGATTTCAGCCGCGTCTTAACAACCCTAAAAGGCACCCGAGGCTATCTTGCACCGGAGTGGATCTCGGGAGTGGCAATAACTCCAAAGGTTGATGTTTTCAGCTTCGGAATGATGCTATTTGAGATCATATCCGGGAAGAGGAACACCGATATGGAAACTAACCATGATACGGGCGAGTATTTCCCAGTTCAGCTCATGGCCAAGCTACATTTCAGAGACATGGAGATTATAAGTATGTTACAGGAACCAGATTGTGACAACCCTGAGGAGGTAATTAGGGTTTGCAGAGTTGCAGGATGGTGTATTCAAGATGATGAGAAAGATAGACCTTCTATGGGAGAAGTTGTCAAGATGCTAGAGGGGATCATGGAGGTTAAAAAACCACCAATGCCTATGTTTCTTCTCCATATTGCTGGAGACatatgttaa